In a single window of the Amycolatopsis sp. cg5 genome:
- a CDS encoding YbaB/EbfC family DNA-binding protein: MTDFSEIFDRDGGVEDAIAKLESERVKLGEMWSDGRTTVRAKNQALEMTFDGRGELIDLVFDESKYRTLVPKQLARVILDTLQLGRLRTMEKLIEVMSPESAGFDLGTSAYGDGDPQNTLDALIPPLTQRVEHLGPAASRPCRESEK; encoded by the coding sequence ATGACCGACTTCTCTGAAATATTCGATCGCGACGGAGGTGTCGAGGACGCCATCGCCAAACTCGAGAGCGAACGCGTAAAGCTGGGCGAGATGTGGAGTGATGGGCGGACGACGGTCCGTGCGAAGAATCAGGCGCTTGAGATGACATTCGATGGGCGAGGAGAACTGATCGACCTCGTTTTCGACGAGTCGAAATATCGGACGCTGGTGCCGAAGCAGCTCGCGAGAGTCATTCTCGACACGCTGCAGCTGGGGCGTCTGCGCACCATGGAGAAGCTGATCGAGGTGATGTCCCCTGAAAGCGCCGGGTTCGACTTGGGAACGTCAGCCTACGGTGATGGCGACCCCCAGAACACGCTCGACGCGCTGATCCCCCCGCTGACGCAGCGGGTCGAACACCTCGGTCCGGCCGCTTCCCGGCCCTGTCGCGAATCGGAGAAATAA
- a CDS encoding WXG100 family type VII secretion target: MTENFYLDPAEVAQATGRIKAANDDLSSAFEVLESVLLEHDGCWGHDDVGKTFEQKYVKPATEARTAIGNSIENTGGTASNLEQASSEFQGLDQESAARLDAVVGEEYDQE, translated from the coding sequence ATGACCGAGAACTTCTATCTGGATCCCGCGGAGGTCGCGCAGGCCACCGGCAGGATCAAGGCAGCGAACGACGATCTTTCGAGCGCTTTCGAAGTTCTCGAATCCGTGCTGCTGGAACATGACGGTTGCTGGGGACACGATGACGTCGGAAAGACGTTCGAGCAGAAGTACGTGAAACCGGCCACGGAGGCGCGTACGGCTATCGGTAACTCAATCGAAAACACTGGCGGCACCGCCAGTAACCTCGAACAGGCATCTTCGGAGTTCCAGGGGCTGGATCAAGAATCCGCAGCGAGGCTGGACGCCGTTGTGGGCGAGGAATACGACCAGGAATAA